CGGACACCAGTGACCTTGGGGCGGACGCGCTCGCTAGGAGTCGAGCGGGACTCGGTCGTCGGCGTAGGCCATCGCCTCGTACAGCCGAGAGGGGGTGTAGTCATGGGCTCGCGCTGCCGCTTCGATCAGTTCGGGTTCTCCGCTCGCCACCGCGTCGACGATGCGGGCGTGGACGGCGAGACGCTCGTAGAGGTACTGCCGGAGGTTGTGCGTCGGCACGACGCGTTCCACGTGCGATTCGATCGCGTCGAGCAGGTTGAGGTAGAGCGTCCGCAGGACGTCGTTCTGGCAGCAGGACGCGATCTGTCGATGCAGTTCCCAGCCGGCTCGGAAGAACTCCTCCGGCTCTTCGGTCAGTCGCGACATGCTCAGGACGCGTGCGCCGAGGTCGTTCAGGACGGACGGCCTCGCGTGCCGGGCCGCGTCGAGAAGCAGGGGAAGTTCGAGGGCCTCCCGGGTGGCCGCGATGTCGCGCAGGGACGTCGATTCGGACGTCACCGCGAGCACGGTTTCCCCGAACGGCAGGAACTGCTCGAGGTTTTCGGTGGCCGTCTCCTCGGCTTCCTCGGCTCCCGGCTCGTCGAGCACCTTACGCATCAGGGTGGTCAACGCGGCAGCCTCCTCGTCTGTGAGGCGTGTACCGAAGTGCTTCTGGACGGAGGAGTGGTGTACCGACAGCACCCTGAAGTAGACGTCCTGTCCGTGCTCGGTCAGTACGACGTCCAAGTTCCGTCGATCGCGCTCCGAGGGACGGCGCTCGACCAGCCCTTCCTCCTCCATCCTCTTGGCCAGCCGGCTGACGCCGCTCTGACTGAACCGCGAGCGTCGCAGCAGTTCGTTCTGGGGAAGGGTGCCGCCGGCCTCTGTCAGCCTGGTGATCACGGAGTACCACTCCAGCGGGATCCCAGCGGTCTCTTCGAGATCATGGGACAGACCACGCACGACCTGGGCGCTGGCGTCCCGGACCACCTCCCACGCCCTCAGCCGTGCACTGTCCAGATCGCGTCCCGCGCTGCCCTTCCCCGTAAACATATGCGGCAGCATACACCTCGGGCCCGCAAGACCATCGCCACCGGAGATGGATGCTTGCAGACTCATACACTGCCTGCATGGTTCCGGTCAGCTTCGGGCAGCCGCTCAGGAGGCCGACACGGTCGGAACCGGCGATCACGGCGCCGGTGCACGCGGCCGCCCTCACCGCCATGCACCCTGGGCGAGCAGTGATCGGGAGCCGACAATCCCGCTTTGCGCCAACCAAAAGCCCTTGTCACAGGCCGCCTACCGCCGTACCCGGGGCATTCCCAGGCCGATCCACGAGATGATCTCGCGTTGGATCTCGTTGTTGCCGCCGCCGAAGGTGAAGATGACGGCCGAGCGGTAGCCGCGTTCGAGTTCGCCGTGGAGGACCGCGCCGGTGGAGCCCTCCTTGAGGGCGCCCGCGGCGGCGACGATCTCCATGAGCCAGGCGTAGGCGTCGCGGCGGGCCTCGGAGCCGTAGACCTTGACGGCGGAGGCGTCCTGGGGGGTGAGGGTGCCCTCCTGGAGGGCGCTGACCATGCGCCAGTTGAGGAGCTTGAGGGCGTCGAGCCTCGTGTGGGTCTGGGCGAGGCGGCGGCGGACCCAGGGCACGTCGATGACGCGGCGGCCGTCGGCGAGCTTGGTCTCCATGGCCCAGCGCTGGACGTTGTGCAGGGAGCGGATGGCCATGGTGCCGTGGGCGGCGAGGGTGACGCGTTCGTGGTTGAGCTGGTTGGTGATCAGCCGCCAGCCCTTGTTCTCCTCGCCGACGCGGCGGGAGACGGGGACGCGGATGTTCTCGTAGTAGCTGGCGGTCGTGTCGTGGGAGGCGAGGGTGTTGATGAGGGTGCAGGAGTAGCCGGGTTCGGTGGTCGGGACGAGGAGCATGGTGATGCCCTTGTGCGGCGGGGCCTCGGGGTCGGTACGGGTGGCCAGCCAGACCCAGTCGGCCGTGTCGCCGTTGGTGGTCCAGATCTTCTGCCCGTTGACCACGTACTCGTCGCCGTCCCGGACCGCGCGGGTCTTCAGGGAGGCCAGGTCCGTGCCGGCGTCCGGCTCGCTGTAGCCGATGGCGAAGTCGATCTCGCCGGAGAGGACGCGCGGCAGGAAGTAGGACTTCTGCTCGTCCGTGCCGTACTGCATGATCGTCGGTCCGACGGTGTTGAGCGCCATCAGCGGCAGGGGGACGCCGGCCTGGGCGGCCTCGTCGAAGAAGATGAACTGTTCGATGGCGGTCAGGCCGCGTCCGCCGTACTCCTCGGGCCAGCCGACGCCCAGCCAGCCGTCGGCGCC
This genomic stretch from Streptomyces deccanensis harbors:
- a CDS encoding FCD domain-containing protein, producing the protein MFTGKGSAGRDLDSARLRAWEVVRDASAQVVRGLSHDLEETAGIPLEWYSVITRLTEAGGTLPQNELLRRSRFSQSGVSRLAKRMEEEGLVERRPSERDRRNLDVVLTEHGQDVYFRVLSVHHSSVQKHFGTRLTDEEAAALTTLMRKVLDEPGAEEAEETATENLEQFLPFGETVLAVTSESTSLRDIAATREALELPLLLDAARHARPSVLNDLGARVLSMSRLTEEPEEFFRAGWELHRQIASCCQNDVLRTLYLNLLDAIESHVERVVPTHNLRQYLYERLAVHARIVDAVASGEPELIEAAARAHDYTPSRLYEAMAYADDRVPLDS
- a CDS encoding acyl-CoA dehydrogenase family protein; the encoded protein is MHLEYTPEQQRLRTELRAYFAELVPDGAYTRHTDPAAQKRFYRETIRRLGADGWLGVGWPEEYGGRGLTAIEQFIFFDEAAQAGVPLPLMALNTVGPTIMQYGTDEQKSYFLPRVLSGEIDFAIGYSEPDAGTDLASLKTRAVRDGDEYVVNGQKIWTTNGDTADWVWLATRTDPEAPPHKGITMLLVPTTEPGYSCTLINTLASHDTTASYYENIRVPVSRRVGEENKGWRLITNQLNHERVTLAAHGTMAIRSLHNVQRWAMETKLADGRRVIDVPWVRRRLAQTHTRLDALKLLNWRMVSALQEGTLTPQDASAVKVYGSEARRDAYAWLMEIVAAAGALKEGSTGAVLHGELERGYRSAVIFTFGGGNNEIQREIISWIGLGMPRVRR